Below is a genomic region from Prunus persica cultivar Lovell chromosome G3, Prunus_persica_NCBIv2, whole genome shotgun sequence.
GGTGCGCATACCCCCTGCTTGAAGAAGCTGGGTTGGAGGCTTGGGCTGTTGATGTTCTCGGGTGGGGATTCTCTGATTTAGGTCCATTCACCTGTCTTTTCCTCTTTGTTATTTGGTCTGGATTGGACTATTGTTTTTTCCTATCTCTCTTTTGCAACAAATGCTTCATTGTTCATCCGTTTAATCATTCTTTATCGGTACTAGAAAGGCGCCCACCGTGCAGTGCAGCATCCAAGCGTCATCATCTCTATCAGGTATCCATCATGTACtgtggttttcttcttctttactcTGTTCTTTTATCCAGAGAACGTCGTTTCTGTCTCTAAGTTATGCCCTTGGTGAAAAAtgctgtttgtttgtttctataTAGCATGTGATGTAATAATATCTGTGGTTGGCAACTCAGCTAGAAAGTTGTCTGCAATGGATTGGATATTTTGCTATGTTAATTACATAGTTGGCATTGGATTAAAActtgggagattcactattatacccactattaataatcaaaattaaattcaatatggcTCGCTGTTATTTtttgactaaatatctcttaaaACTTTTATCATCTGTTGTCAAAATTGAAATCTAATGTTATTATTTGAGCTCAAAGATATAACTGGTTTTCACATTTCAAATATAGTTTTGGAAGTCCTACATCAGAAGGCCAATGATATTAGTTGGACCAAGCCTTGGTGCTTCGGTTGCAATTGACTTTGCAGTCCACCATCCAGTAGCTGTAAGTAACTCCTACTTTGAGCTCATTAGCTCTACATTCATTGTTTAAGAAATTATTTAGTGTGCTTTCCATggattaattttcaattcagaCCATTTTAGCGGTTCTATCATAAACTCCAATATAAGTTGATGCCGGAGTTCTATTTAAAAGCCATATATAGACTATAGCATTTTGGATAAACTTACAATAAAAAGTTTGGAATTTTTTAAAGGCTTCTGCAAAGTGTAAACCTGCGattcttaataaataaatcaaggaACATTTGATGCAGAAAAACCTCTGTGGTTTGAAATTGAGTGGATTTGAAAAACTATGATCTGAGTATTGACATAATTGAGTTGACCATCATTTCCTGAACAAATACTAAAACATACCTGCATGTATAAGATAATTAGCTAACTTTTAGGAGTTATTGAGGCAACCTGGAGTCTATGCGTCTGGTGTCTTAACATTGCTGCGTTGCACTCTTACTCTGCTCCTCCACCCATTAAATTGTTGGCCTTCACTCTTGTTGTTATTTGCCTGATGATGTCTAgctgattttaattttctattttacaGGTTGAAAAGCTGGTTTTAATCAATGCAAGTGTGTATGCAGAAGGCACTGGAGACCTGGCAAAGTTACCTAAATTCTTAGCCTACGCTGGGGTGGGTGTCCaaaaatgcttgaattttacCTCTATAATTATATCATCAAACCTGATGATTTCCAAAGGACGATGTTCTATTATTGTGATGTTAAAATATCATTATATGCATATGATGCGAGATCATGCGATCTTTGTCAACATTAGGAGGCAGGGAAATCGGATATTTTTCATTGCTTTGTCCTGCCTACTACACCATTACGTCAATCATACATGAAATTATCTTTTAAAGAACTTCCTTAATGTTATGATTCAGAACTTTTTATTCACCAGGTTTCTTTATTGAAGAGCATACCTCTACGCCTTTATGCAAATTTGTTGGCCTTCAATGGCATTTCATTATCTACAACCTTTGATTGGACGAATGTGAGTTTATCCTTTTGTTAATGTACTCTTCCAATGGAACAGACATTTAatgtattttttgaaaattttatcttgtCATATTTGTCTATCTTGTTAAAGTAGGTCTAATGAAAATCTGATAGAGATCCTGCCCTATTCAGGTTGGCCGTTTACACTGTTTGCTGCCTTGGTGGAAAGATGCAACAGTCAGTTTTATGAGTAGTGGAGGCTACAATGTTATTTCCCAAATAAAACAGGTAGACTCTCAACATCTTAATGGATATGGTATAAGTGCAAAACAGAATTCCGTAAGTCCGGATGGGCAATGAGTAGATTGAAATCCTGTTAATATATGATATCTGGGGCCAACTAAGCTTCTAGGAAGGACATGCAATCTGAAATCTTGTTTTACAGGTGAAGCAAAAAGTACTTGTGATTTGCAGCGAGCAAGATCATATTATCAGCTACAAACAAATATTGGTCAGTTTTGAGCTGCTACTTAACTTCTGTGGTTAGAACTAAACTAAGCAGGTCAACACAAATGCATTTTGTAACGAATGGCCTCGGCATGTTTCAAAGTCATTTTCAGATAGGAGACTGAAATTATGCTCTTGATTTTAAAAAGTGCATTAGAGATTTGGTATTATTTGAAGTTTGCAACAGACTTATTTGGCAGTCAATTAAAATAGATTCAAAACTGAACAAGCCTGTTTGAAGTTAATTATTctgattttgaaaaaaaaaaaggtgaatgAGAACTTCAGGCTCCAAATGGGCAATTCATGATGAGCATTTTGCAACCCCTCCTTCcagtaattttcttttcttgctgtTCTTGGGAGGGCGGCTGAGCTATATTTAATGTTTGCTCATTAATACAAGTAACTCTGAACATCTATTTCAGGTACAATGTTTTATACTTCACCTTGTTGTAATTGATATGCAGAGGCTACGCTGTGAGCTTCCGTGCGCAATCATGCGGCTAATACCAGATAGTGGTCACCTCCCTCATGTTGAAAACCCCACCTCTGTTGCGAAACTAATTGCAGGGTTTGCTCGGAACGATCGTTGCTGAGGACGAGACTGTTGCAGAATTTGTTGGACTTGTCCTCTGCTACTAGAGGCCTGTTCTCCTTGGCAATAGtgatgtttttctttgtaacacttttttccatttgcagTGCTTCTGAATTTCAGAAGATGCCACCCCAGAATTAGATTTCTTGTATGTTTGCAATGTGAATCTGAATAACCGATGGGACAGTTAGCCAAAATATAGTATGATATAATAAGGaacaataaataattaatattccTCTCTCCTTTGGCACTAATTTTTCATGATGTTTGATTCTCTGGTTTGCTTCTAGGAGTTggtttcattgtattttatttggcTCATTGGTTCTATCTTTGCGCTTTAATTGTAATAGTAGTTTAGGCTGTAGCCCTCCTTATTCAGAGGGCTTGGATGCTTTCGACTCTCtgtatttgaatttgtttatcaATGACTTTTCATGTTTTGAATTGTAATACTAGTTTAGGATGTAACCCTTCTTATTTAGAGGGCTTGGATGTTTTCGATtctttgtaattgaatttgtttatcaatgactttttcatattttttgcaaatttaaaaataaaattaaaaaaaaaaagtttacacCACATAcattacttttttatttataggtttttttttaaaaaaaataagtaaatttattttagaattaaaaaagataatgggtagttgtgttccataaaaataggatccattattttctttttctttttcttttaatttttttaaatatgaaaaagtgtgaatttaccatattatcctcatttaattaataatttgaattcttaatgtttgcattaaccaagggcattttctggtattttgaatgtttcaccattctatgccttttgctttatatatatagattttattttaatacaagtAATAATCTACTTTAAAAATTAATCTAAGCTACGGCAAAGGTTATTCAAAATCGAGTGCAGAGTGGGGAGCCCGTTTACTCTAGCCAACTTGAATAAGCCCATGTGTGCCACATACATTACTTGGCAAATGATAcattgtataattattttattgttaataTGTGTGTTTTACATTTACATTTTGTTTACCCAATGATTAAACATTTCCTTAAACATAATTATCAAATCTTATTACTTAAATCCAAAAACGGTGCGTTTGGTACGCGACATCTTTCTTTCAGTTACTAAACCCTAGTTCCTTCCATCCCTTGAATCTTAAACCCTGCTAGCACCTCTCTCTCGTCCTTCTCTTTCACTCAGAGAAACAAGAGATGGACACGGACGGAAATTCAGGAGACGCGTCGAGGGTGGTCCATGTGCGCTTCATCACGAAGCTCGACCGTCCTTTCAAAGTCCCAAATTCCTCCATTTCCGTCGCCTCCAATTTCACCCGATTTGGCCTATCCAGCGTCGTTAACAATCTTATCCAAACAGGTAAGCTCTAACATATTCACACGTaaagttttccttttatccATTGATACTCTGTTTGGCTGCTTAGAAACTGAGGGGAAAAGGATTTTACTTTAGTGTTGTAAGTTTGTTGGTTGCTTGCGATGcttatttggattttttttattataataaaaatataaaaaatgtgtATTAATGCTCATTGGTAATTGTGATTAGAGAATCCTGATTGGGAAGTGGAgccttttgattttcttatcaatGGCGAGCTGGTTCGGATGTCGCTTGAAAACTTCCTTCTTGCCAAGGGCATTTCTGCGGTACTTATCTCCACTTTCTGATTCAATTTGCGATGATTGTAGGAATTGTGTACCCTATGTTCTATATAGGTGTATTTTCCAATAAAATACTATGTAAGCAAAatgggaaggaaaaaaaaagagtgcgaagagagagaatggtgTACGTTATTTAATTTATCTTAAGAACCAACAAGAGTTGAGCTAATTGGGTAAATTACTCCAGCAAGCCACATAGTATGAGTTTTACATTTATGTTTTTGGGTTTCACAAATCTGCAAAATTGATTTGATGGGATGTTCTGGAACTGAGATTTATTTTTGGTCCATTTTTAATTTGGTGTCAAGTCGGAAGGTCCTTCTTTCTAAAACTAGAGTGGAATGAGTCTAGAGTTGCATATGTTGCTTTAACGAGCTGATTTGAGAGAAGTTTTTCCACCATCTTTATTTGATAGCTAACTGTAGGTTTACGACTATTACAGGAAACAATATTGGAAATTGAATACATACGGGCTGTAGTTCCAcgcaaagaagaagaaccttCTTTGCATGATGACTGGGTCAGTGCAGTTGATGGTTCTAGTCCCAGGTATGCACATAACATATTGTGATGTGTTCTTCATTTCTTCATAGAAGTCATTTTTAAGTGCTCCTAAGTTTTTCTTGTCATAAACTCTTGTCCTGCATAGCTTGGGTTATACCttcaaattaaatttcttaTCACATGTTGGTAGGTGCAGTATGTAAGTGATAATATATCTGTCattaagaaaatttgatgTGAGATTAATTTATTTGAGCTGGGGAATTTTGATCCCCAACTCCCAAATCTCTTCAGGGGAGACCTTCAATTGTCATTTCTCAGTATGTTTGTTATTCATTAGATGCGTTTGCATCTTTTGCTTCATGGTGCAATAGAGATGAAGTTATCTCTGAAAACATAATCTTAAATTCTAAAACGTCTGTAACTTGTGTTCTGTGGCAGGTTTTTTTTGACAGGGTGCTATGATGGTTTAGGAAGGTAATTTTACTAAgaagttttgttatttttttgtacattGGGATTTCTTGTGTGTATATCAAATAATTCTTGATATACCCATAATAAGGAAGCTTGATGTTTTCTCTCttgattttgatcttcttttAGGGTATGGAAAGCTGCTGGTGTATGTACACACATACTGGAAGGACACAGTGAACCTGTTTCTTCTGTTAGCATAATCAATCCAGAAGGTAGCCATAAGTATCTGTaattcaatttccaaaaatCTTTAGGTCTCGTCGCCATTGCTTGAGCagttatttatctttttatttttatgcagGTGCAGATAGTGTTACCGTAGCTACTGCTTCGAAAGACCGGACACTGAGACTGTGGAAGGTAATTGGTTGagcttacttttttttataatggtAGTCTTACGCGTTCActaatatttttattcattttttgggGGAAGTTTAATGCAGAAGATACCAGAAGAAATCCTTTGAAGATAAGTGCATTCAAAATTTTGCGTGGACATAGAGCATCTGTTCAAAGTGTTGCTGCTCAGACCTCTGGAAACATGGTCTTGTCTACTCAcctcttctttatttttcagttaCATAGCAGTGTATGTGAGATTGGGCTCTGACGTCAAGTTTATCACTCAcctcttctttatttttcggTTACATATACTTAGATCTGTTCAGGCTCTTGGGATTGCACGATCAATTTGTGGCAGACAAATGAGCCAGTTTCAGAAGGTGACACTGTATcaacaaagaagagaaaaaccaTTGGTCAAGCAAAGGAATCTCAGTCGGAGGtattttatatgtatttataaatttatatatagggGTTTAATAATTTTTGGGGTGACATTCAATTGACTATGTGGGAGAggctttttaaatatttaactcCGGGCGTACACTGTTTATACAACTTCGAGTACACACAAATGGCATTAGAACATAACACTTTGTTCTCAACTGGAAGTTTTCCATTACTGAATTATTGATGGTTTCTTTAATTCCTGTTATTTACATTTGTTCCTGTTAATGCAAAACAGTATTTTGATGTAATATGTAAAGGTAATGGAAAGATCAATTCATTTGAAGGGGATGTCTATGTAACAAACAGAATTTAATTCATTCCATTGAAAAGGATGCCTAGCTgcatattgaattttttttgtttgagagtTTAGCTAGAAATACATGAAGTGTTTCCTCTTTAGAAAGGTTTAAAAGATTATTGCATCAATCATCATTGTGTGGTTTTCCTATTTAGGGGGAGGCTGTTTCTTCTCTAGTGGGCCACACACAATGTGTATCTTCTGTAAAGTGGCCGGAGCGTGAAACAATATATTCTGCGTCGTGGGACCACTCTATTAGAAGGTGGAATGCCGAGACAGGCAAAGACTCGTTGAACATAGTAAGTGCAAATAGATTTTTTCTTACCTCTCTGTTGTCTGAAGTCTTTTTCCATAACCATGCTTGTATGTGGCATCGAATACCTATCACATGCTACAGAACAAAGTCCTTGCATTTCCTTTCTCAGATTTCTTGAAAGTTTAAATGGTAACTTTCTCTTGCCATACAGTTCTGCGGTAAAGCCCTCAACTGTCTCGATATTGGAGGTGAAAGTTCCGCTCTTGTTGCTGCTGGTGGTTCTGACCCTATTCTTAAGATATGGGATCCTCGTAAACCAGGTCTGTTAGATGAGCTAAGTGCtttgttctctctctgtttcacGCGCACACGGAACACAAACTCAACAACACAAACAtctaacataatttttttttcttctaggaACTTCTGCTCCTGTCTATCAATTCTCATCTCACACTTCTTGGGTTACGGCATGCAAATGGCATGAGAAGTCTtggtttcatttaatttctgCATCTCATGATGGAAAAGTTATGCTGTGGGATTTGAGAACTGCTGTAATGCCTTCTCCTTGTTTTGCTATCTAACAATGGTTTATGAGTGCTGCCCAACGTgacctttaaataaatttggtacttaataatattattttctcttgCAGTGGCCCTTATTTGTCATTGATGCACACAAAGACAAGGTATAacattattctttctttttaaccTTTATCATTTCTTCATTATTctaaagaaattcaaatttttgatAATATGGTGATCTTTGCTGTAACTCAGGCACTATGTGCTGACTGGTGGAGAGGTGAAACTGTGCTTAGTGGTGGGGCAGATTCAAAGCTTTGCATGACTTCTGGGGCTTCTGTGCTGTGAGAGGTAAAAAGTTAAAGTTGATAGGTTATTTAGAAACTCTAATTGACCTTTAAAACCTTCAAGTGAAATAGATTCTTTTGAATGTTGTCTTCGCTATAACTCAATCTTGGATAAGAGTAACTTAACTCATCAGTGGAACAAGACACTTTATATCTATGTTCATCTGGGTGCATACCTACGCCGATGAGCTTTGTTTTAAAAGTTTGGTTGATTTGATGATCCTACTTTCTACTGTATTCACATGTGGCATTAAAAGCTCAAAGATTCTGTCTCATTGTATTTGGCTTTAGTTTCCTGCTCGATTATAATATCTGTACTTTTGCCTTTGTTCTCAACTATAAGCAGAAGAGTGATTTGAAGATGGAAGTTGCATAGCTGGGAACATCCTCAAAGCTCTCTCCACATTTCTCATGATCTTCTGGAAATGGTGGTGAGAATGGGGCAGTCTAAGTTTGCGTCTAGGGGAGGTTTGACCAAGAGTTTAGGTGCTCGGTTGTCTCATGGCCAGAGACGGAGATATATAGTTTCAGAGCTAATTTTCAGTCCATGGCACACTATGGTTGTAGCAAATAGAACAGGCTTTACCTCTTTATACGTGATCGTGGTCTGGACTCTTGAGAGTAATATTCATTCATCATGGATCCGCTCC
It encodes:
- the LOC18784369 gene encoding ribosome biogenesis protein WDR12 homolog, producing the protein MDTDGNSGDASRVVHVRFITKLDRPFKVPNSSISVASNFTRFGLSSVVNNLIQTENPDWEVEPFDFLINGELVRMSLENFLLAKGISAETILEIEYIRAVVPRKEEEPSLHDDWVSAVDGSSPRFFLTGCYDGLGRVWKAAGVCTHILEGHSEPVSSVSIINPEGADSVTVATASKDRTLRLWKFNAEDTRRNPLKISAFKILRGHRASVQSVAAQTSGNMICSGSWDCTINLWQTNEPVSEGDTVSTKKRKTIGQAKESQSEGEAVSSLVGHTQCVSSVKWPERETIYSASWDHSIRRWNAETGKDSLNIFCGKALNCLDIGGESSALVAAGGSDPILKIWDPRKPGTSAPVYQFSSHTSWVTACKWHEKSWFHLISASHDGKVMLWDLRTAWPLFVIDAHKDKALCADWWRGETVLSGGADSKLCMTSGASVL
- the LOC18783854 gene encoding uncharacterized protein LOC18783854 isoform X1, whose product is MMSLVWGSSSPPPPPPEAAVSTMAKKCGGSRGLLSSSKGVVSNSSGAVASCTTGFPSFLPKEVEKIKDPYARTLAQRMERLPVQIGSSESFIMSSCVKPQKQSEINPVVLLHCFDSSCLEWRCAYPLLEEAGLEAWAVDVLGWGFSDLERRPPCSAASKRHHLYQFWKSYIRRPMILVGPSLGASVAIDFAVHHPVAVEKLVLINASVYAEGTGDLAKLPKFLAYAGVSLLKSIPLRLYANLLAFNGISLSTTFDWTNVGRLHCLLPWWKDATVSFMSSGGYNVISQIKQVKQKVLVICSEQDHIISYKQILRLRCELPCAIMRLIPDSGHLPHVENPTSVAKLIAGFARNDRC
- the LOC18783854 gene encoding uncharacterized protein LOC18783854 isoform X2 gives rise to the protein MMSLVWGSSSPPPPPPEAAVSTMAKKCGGSRGLLSSSKGVVSNSSGAVASCTTGFPSFLPKEVEKIKDPYARTLAQRMERLPVQIGSSESFIMSSCVKPQKQSEINPVVLLHCFDSSCLEWRCAYPLLEEAGLEAWAVDVLGWGFSDLERRPPCSAASKRHHLYQFWKSYIRRPMILVGPSLGASVAIDFAVHHPVAVEKLVLINASVYAEGTGDLAKLPKFLAYAGVSLLKSIPLRLYANLLAFNGISLSTTFDWTNVGRLHCLLPWWKDATVSFMSSGGYNVISQIKQRLRCELPCAIMRLIPDSGHLPHVENPTSVAKLIAGFARNDRC